Within the Saccharopolyspora gloriosae genome, the region TTTCCGCCTGGTTGTCGTTCACGATCTCCGGCGACCGCACCCGCGCCGGGCAGCCGCTGGAAGAGGCGTTCGCCGTCGCCGCCGACCGGGACGACGTCCTCGCCGTCGGCGTGAACTGCTGCTCCCCCGCCGACGCCACGCGCGCCGTGCCGATCGCGCGGGCGGTCAGCGGCAAACCGGTGGTCGTCTACCCGAACAGCGGCGAAAGCTGGGACGCCGAACGCCAGGTGTGGACCGGCCGCTCCGGCTTCGACGCCGCGCTCGTCACCCGCTGGGTCACCGACGGCGCCGGCCTCGTCGGCGGCTGCTGCCGAGTCGCCCCCGCCGACATAGCCGAACTCACCGCCCACCTCCACCGCCCGGACCAGTGACCCTTGGACCGTCAATCCAGCAGCAAGCCCTTCCCTTTCAACTCACTTCTCTGCACCAAGCAAGAGGGACACGCCGGGCTGGTCGGTTCAGATGCTCAAGGAGCCCGCTGTCTCGCCCCTCGCATCCGGTATGTCCGTGGTGCCGGACGGTCGCACAACGTCCTGTAATGCCGAGTAGCGGACGTCTTTCAGCGCGGTGCTGTCTGCTGCTGGGAACCGCAGCGATATCGGGGCCGCGCTGGGCATTTGCTGCCATGCGGGCCAGGATGTCGGCTCCCGCCGGCTGTTCAGGTGACGATGTCGGCGAGCCGGGTGATCTCGTCGGGGTCGTCTGTGGCGGGAACGAAAATGATCTCGTCGACACCGAGGCCGGTGTAGACCGTGATGGTCTGCTCGATCGTCTCCCGGGTGGTGCAGAGCACCGCGTTGGTGGCAATGTCCTTGGGGGCCAGCCGGTAGAAGTCCTGGATGTTCGCCCGTCCGGCCTCGGTGTCGCCCAGTGCGAAGTAGGCGAGCACGACGAGTTTCGGAGCGCCCTGGCGGCCTGCCTCCTGCCAGGCCCGCTTCGCCGCCTCGAAGCGCGGCGCCGTCATGGCCGACGGCAGCGAACCGCCGATGTAGCCCTCGCCCCAGCGCACCATGCGGTCCAGCGCGCGAGCGGAGTACCCGCCGAACAGCACGGAGACTTGCCGGGTTCCCGATGGCACGGCTGGGTTCGGCCCGTTGCCGACCGGGGCGCCGGCCCAGACCTCGCGGTAGGTCGCCAGGTCGGATTCCAACCGCGCGCCGCGACCGTGCAGCTCGTGCCCGGGCACGGTGAATTCGTCCTCGCGCGAGCCGACGCCGACGCCGAGCGTGAGACGGCCGCCGGAGACACCGTCGATGCCCGCGATCTCCTTGGCCAGCAAGGCACCAGGCCACGTCGGGGCCAGCAGGACCGCGCTGAGCAGTCCGATCGTGGTGGTCGCCCCCGCCGCGGACGCGAGCGCGACGGTGTCACTCACACCCGGGTACGCGTAGCGCCCGGTCGTGGCGAGGGTGGAGAACTCCGCTTCCTCAGCCCGGGCCGCCCAGCGCGGAATGGTCGTTGCGGTGACATCACGCACCTGATTCGGAAGTCCGATGCCGATCTGCACAGCGATTCCTCTCTGCGATTGGGTCGATCCGCCGGTCAGGGCGTGCCAGGAAGGGAGCGGAAGAATTCCCGGATGTCGGCGATGAGCACCTCCGGTGCTTGCAGGGCGGGGAAGTGCCCGCCCTGGTCGTACTCCCGCCAGCGTGTGACCGCATTGGATAGTCGCGCCAGGTCCTGGATGGCGTTGTCCCCGGGGAAGTTCGCCACCGCCGTCGCAGCCGCCGATGGCGACGGCCTCCCTGCCGACAGCTCGGCTCCGGCCTCGAAGTAGAGACGTGCCGCCGATCCCGCGGTCCTGGTCAGCCAGAAGATAATGACGTTGGTCAGGATCGCGTCCCGGTCGACGGGGACCTGCTCGGTCTGCGCGGGGTCGTAGTCGACGAACCACTCCAGGTTCCAGGCCAGCTGCCCGACCGGCGAGTCGTTGAGCGCGTAGGCGATCGTCTGCGGGCGGGTGCTCATCTCGTGCATGTAGCCCGAACGCCCGTACCACCACCGCTCGTGGTCGAGCGCCCGTTCGCGATCGGCTTCGCTGAGCAGTTCAAGTTCATCGGGGGACATGGGCCAGGCGGCGAAGGCCAACGCGTTGACGTGGACCCCGATCACCCGTTCACCGGCCACCCGACCCAGCTCGGGTGCGATGAGACTGCCGAAATCCCCGCCCTGGACCGCGTAGCGCTCATACCCCAGCCTGCTCATCAACTCAGCCCAAGCGCGGGCGGTGCGGTTGACACCCCAGCCGCGCTCGTGGGTCGGGCCGGAGAAGGCGTACCCCGGCAGCGAGGGAGCGACTATGTGAAAGGCGTCGGCAGGGTCGCCGCCGTGTGCGCGGGGATCGGTCAGCGGTCCGAGGATCGCGTGGAAGTCGGCGATCGTGCTGGGCCACCCGTGCGTGATGTTAAGGGCGTCGCGTCCGGCTCGGGCGAGCGGACGTGCAGGAAGTGGATGTTCTGCCCGTCGAGCTCGACGGTGAACTGCGGGTGCGCGTTCAGCGCGGCCTCGTGCGCTCGCCAGTCGTAGCCCTCGCGCCAGTGATCGGCCAGATCCCTCAGCCACGCCTTGTTGACGCCGTAGGACCAACCAACGCCGGGCAGCTCATCGGGCCAGCGGGTGCGGTCCAGTCGCTCCGCCAGGTCCACGAGGTCTTCTTCAGGGATGTTGATCCGGAATGGGCGAGGTTCGGATGCCATTCGACTCTCCTGGGTTGTGAAGTCCGCACTGCGGCGGCAAGCCGCGGACGGTGGTTTTAGGCACGCGGCAAAGGTTCGACCCTGCGCGTGGAGAATTCAGCGAAATGCGAACAGCGGGAAAACATGTCGAAGTGGTGAGATGCCGCGGCGATTCGACTGCCGGGTGGCCGTGCGGCGATGTGGTCGGCCGTCGGCCGCAGGTCTCGCTACTGGTGGGCGAGTCGGGTGGGGTCGGCCCGGCTGGTGGGGTTCAGGCGCCGTTCTCGACCAGTGCCTTGAGCCGCGGCAGGGTCTTCTCGATGCCCTCGGCGTTCCAGCGGGGCCACGGTGTGCGCACGAGTAGTCCGCGGACCGGCGAGGTGGTGAAGTCGCAGGTCTCGGTCACCCGCGTGCCGCCGTCGACCTCGTCGAGTTCGTAGCGCCAGCGGTGCTTGCCGGGGTGGCACCACGCGATGCGCCGATCGGCCTCGAACTCGACGACCGTGTTGACGATCCGGTAGTGCACGCCGAACAGCCTCATGGCTGTCTTGAACGTGTCGCCCAGGCTCAGCCGGTCCGGGGCCTGGCCCGAGACCGTGTTCTTCACGGTGCCCGAACCGTCGAAATCGGCGTGGCGGTGCGGATCGGCGAGCGCGGAGAACACCGCCGAGGGTGGTGCGGCGATGATGATGTCGCGCGAGATCAGGAGTGGGCGGGGTGCGGATGGCATTCGGTTCTCCTTGTTCACCTGTTGCGAGCCGAAGCACTCACATGACAACATATTGTCGTGTCCGACAAGCTAGCGAGACGACAACATGTTGTCAAGAGTGGTGATCAAGCATGCGCTGCCTACGCCGCACTGATCGACCAGGTCGGTAGGCTCGCCGACGTCGTCGAGGCGGTCGGCAACGGCATCGCCCGGCCCACCGGTCAGAGCTTGGCGCGTTGGCAGGTCCTGGCTGAGGTCGAGCACGAAGCCGCCCCTGTGGGGGCCATCGCCTCCCGGCTCGGCCACACGCGCCAGGGCGTGCAGCGCGTCGCGGACCTGCTCGTCGAGGACGGCCTCGCTTGCTATCGGCCCAACCCCGCGCACCAGCGGGCCAAGCTGCTCGAAGTCACCCCCACCGGCCGCGCCGCACTGCACAGGATGCAGGCGGCCTACACCAATCTGGCCCTGCGCACCACCGAAGGCCTCGACCCGGAGAGGCTCGACCTCGCACGCGAGACCCTCAGCGAACTGCAGCGCCGCCTCGAATCCGAACTGCCCTGACCCGCCGGGTGGTCGTTCGCCTGCGGCGACCACCACTCCGGCCGACGGGACGCGCGACGGCAAACACGTGGGCAGACCCTTCGGCGTGATCACGAAACCCACCTCAGGATGGGCATGGCGATCTCGGCAGGAAACAACCGTCCGCTTCTGCCGCTGACAGCGCGCTCGCCAGCTCGCAGGCGGATCGGCCCCACGGCTCAGCCGGCTGGGAGCGATCCGCCTGGCTCGTCCAGTGCCTCCGCCAATCCGCGGCTTTCCGTCCTTGCGGACGCGCACCGTCGCACGCCACTGGTCGTAGACCTCCGAGGCGATGTTGAAGTCCCGCTGGTCAGGTGCGATCTTCTCGATCTCGCTCCAGAACGACCCCGCGATGGCCCTCGCCGGCCCCTCGCGGGTGACGTAGTCGGCACGCCCTGGCCGCGCACGATGTAGTCGATGATCAGCTGCCAAACATCAGAGTCGCGGATGCCGTAGAAGTCGACCATCGCCTCTGGCGAGCGCTGCCCTTTGCAGATGCAGGTACGCAGGGCCGGAGGCGTCCCGGCGAAAAGTGGCCCATCCCGACCCGGCGGAGGTCCACCCGGCCATCCACGAGTTTCCTTCGCAGATCAGACATCCACCAAGTCCCTCCATAGTGGATTGCCGTCGTCTTGATCAACGGCACTCGGTGCAGTCAACTGGACAGAGCCCCCACCTCCCGGCGAAGCCGAGTCCCCACGGCCGAAGGCCGTGCCTTGCGGCCGAAGACCGTGCCTTGCGGCGAAGCCGTGCCTTGCGGCGAAGCCGTGCCTTGCGGCGAAGCCGTGCCTGCATGTGCGAAGCACATAGCCCACGTCAAAAAGCCGACCACCCGCGGGTTCTCAGTGGCTTCCTCGCGAGGACAGCTTTTTCCCTCGTGGCTCCGCCACGAGGGAAAAAGATCCCGCAGCGAGGAAGCCACTGAGGTTCCGCCACCCGGCCCCCAAAGCAAAACAACCCCAGCCCCCCCCAACAACAAGAACGGACCGTCCGGCTCAAGGGAGTAGCCGGACGGTCCGTTCGGTGAAGGGCGATCCGTGATCGCCGGGTATCGCGTCGCTCAGGCCGCCTTGGGCGTCGGAGCCCAGTAATCGATCATCGCGGCGAACACGTCGAACGCGGGCTTGGAATACCCGTACGGCGCCTCCAAGTGCAGGCTCAGCGGGAAGCCGAGATCCACCACGCCGTCGATGACGCGCTTGTACAGGTCGAGCAGCTTCTGCTTGCGTTCCTCGAAGGTGAGGTCGGTGATGCCTGCGACGAACTTCTGCTCCGCCTCCACCACCGGGTTGCCGGGGTCTTGGATGAGCCAGTCGATGAGCTTGCGGCGCCCTTCGACGCCCGGCACGAAACCGAACGACAGCAGGATCTCCGGGCGGTGCGGCGTCTTCTCCGCGAATTCCTTCAGGAATCCGATGATGGCGTCCGAGTACAGCAGTTGCGTCATGCCGTACGTAGCGCCGCGCTCGCATTTGAAGTTGAACCGGCCGTGCTCACCCTCCCGAGTCGGGATGAGGATGGAGCCGCGGTTCGGGACGACGTCCTGGAACTGGCTCAGCGCGTCGGTCGGCGGTAAGCCGCCGCCTTCGCCGTCGGCCATGGTGCGCGGCACGCCGACGAACGCGATGCCTTCCATGCCTGCCTTCTGCAGGTCCCGGACGCGGTCGGTGAGCTGCGGTTTGTCCATGAACGCGGTGACCTGGGTGCACAGGCCCTTCACGTCGCCGATCTCCGGGCGCACCGTGTTCCAGAAGTCGATGACGTCCATCTTCGGCTTCATCTCGATCGGACGGTCGTCGTCCTCGGCGATGATGCCGGGAATCATCAGGTGCCCGATGCGGTCGGCGAGCCCGGCGGCGCGGCTGTTCTCGGCCACCTTGCGGCCTTCCTCCACGGCCTTCTCGTGTCCACCGTCGAGATCGGGCGGTGCCAGTTCGAGTGCGATCGTGTCCATGTCGGCCTCAGGTTTTCCTTCCTCGCCGGTCGCCGCACAAGCTCGGCCGCTCCCGCGAACAGCCGTGAAAGCAGGGACCGTGCAACCGGAAATCGAATTCGAGGGGCTGGCGCGAATACGTGATCGAAGCGCGGATTCCCTCGACGGGTGTTCTCGATCGAAAACCGGGGGCCGCCACCGCCCGGACCGACCGGTCCGGGCGGTGGCGCGCGACCACCGGTCGCTCATGCCGCTGAGCGTGCCGAGCGGATCAGTAGCGGTAGTGCTCGGGCTTGTACGGCCCGTTGACGTCCACACCGATGTACTCGGCCTGCGCCTTGGTCAGCGTGGTCAGCTTGACGCCGAGGGCGTCCAGGTGCAGCCGGGCGACCTTCTCGTCGAGGTGCTTGGGCAGCACGTAGACGTCCTTGCCGTACTCGCCGGGCTTGGTCCACAGCTCGATCTGGGCCAGCGTCTGGTTGGTGAACGAGTTGGACATCACGAAGCTCGGGTGCCCGGTGGCGTTGCCCAGGTTGAGCAGCCGGCCCTCGGACAGCACCAGGATGGAGTGCCCGTCGGTGAAGGTGAACTCGTGCACCTGCGGCTTGATCTCGACCTTCTTGATGCCCGGGGTCTTCTCCAGGCCGGCCATGTCGATCTCGTTGTCGAAGTGGCCGATGTTGCCCACGATGGCCTGGTGCTTCATCTTCGCCATGTGATCGGCGGTGATGATGTCGAAGTTGCCGGTCGTGGTGATGAAGATGTCGGCGATCTCGACGACCTCGTCGAGGGTCTTGACCTCGTAGCCCTCCATCGCCGCCTGCAGCGCGCAGATCGGGTCGATCTCGGTGACGATCACGCGGGCGCCCTGGCCGCGCAGCGACTCCGCGGAGCCCTTGCCGACGTCACCGAAACCGGCGATGACGGCGACCTTGCCGCCGATGAGGGTGTCGGTGGCGCGGTTGATGCCGTCGACCAGCGAGTGGCGGCAGCCGTACTTGTTGTCGAACTTCGACTTCGTCACCGAGTCGTTGACGTTGATCGCCGGGAACAGCAGCTCATCGGAGCGCACCAGCTCGACGAGCTTGTGGACACCGGTGGTGGTCTCCTCGGTGACGCCCTTGATCTCCTTGGCGAGCTTGGTGAAGCGCTGCTTGTCCTTGCCCAGGCTCTCGCGCAGCGTGGACAGCACGACCTTGAACTCGTCAGGGTCGCTGTCGGTGGCCTGCGGCACGGCGCCGGCGGCCTCGAACTCGACGCCCTTGTGGACCAGCAGGGTCGCGTCGCCACCGTCGTCGAGGATCATGTTGGCGACCTTGCCGCCGTCGAACTCCCAGAGCTGGTTGGTGCACCACCAGTAGTCCTCCAGCGTCTCGCCCTTCCAGGCGAACACCGGCACGCCCGCGGGCTTGTCCACGGTGCCGTTCTTGCCCACGACGACGGCCGCGGCGGCCTCGTCCTGGGTGGAGAAGATGTTGCAGGACACCCAACGAACCTCGGCGCCCAGCTCGACCAACGTCTCGATGAGCACCGCGGTCTGCACGGTCATGTGCAGCGAACCTGCGATCCGCGCGCCCTTGAGCGG harbors:
- a CDS encoding LLM class flavin-dependent oxidoreductase is translated as MQIGIGLPNQVRDVTATTIPRWAARAEEAEFSTLATTGRYAYPGVSDTVALASAAGATTTIGLLSAVLLAPTWPGALLAKEIAGIDGVSGGRLTLGVGVGSREDEFTVPGHELHGRGARLESDLATYREVWAGAPVGNGPNPAVPSGTRQVSVLFGGYSARALDRMVRWGEGYIGGSLPSAMTAPRFEAAKRAWQEAGRQGAPKLVVLAYFALGDTEAGRANIQDFYRLAPKDIATNAVLCTTRETIEQTITVYTGLGVDEIIFVPATDDPDEITRLADIVT
- a CDS encoding SRPBCC family protein, with translation MPSAPRPLLISRDIIIAAPPSAVFSALADPHRHADFDGSGTVKNTVSGQAPDRLSLGDTFKTAMRLFGVHYRIVNTVVEFEADRRIAWCHPGKHRWRYELDEVDGGTRVTETCDFTTSPVRGLLVRTPWPRWNAEGIEKTLPRLKALVENGA
- a CDS encoding MarR family winged helix-turn-helix transcriptional regulator, which gives rise to MSDKLARRQHVVKSGDQACAAYAALIDQVGRLADVVEAVGNGIARPTGQSLARWQVLAEVEHEAAPVGAIASRLGHTRQGVQRVADLLVEDGLACYRPNPAHQRAKLLEVTPTGRAALHRMQAAYTNLALRTTEGLDPERLDLARETLSELQRRLESELP
- a CDS encoding mycobacterial-type methylenetetrahydrofolate reductase; its protein translation is MDTIALELAPPDLDGGHEKAVEEGRKVAENSRAAGLADRIGHLMIPGIIAEDDDRPIEMKPKMDVIDFWNTVRPEIGDVKGLCTQVTAFMDKPQLTDRVRDLQKAGMEGIAFVGVPRTMADGEGGGLPPTDALSQFQDVVPNRGSILIPTREGEHGRFNFKCERGATYGMTQLLYSDAIIGFLKEFAEKTPHRPEILLSFGFVPGVEGRRKLIDWLIQDPGNPVVEAEQKFVAGITDLTFEERKQKLLDLYKRVIDGVVDLGFPLSLHLEAPYGYSKPAFDVFAAMIDYWAPTPKAA
- the ahcY gene encoding adenosylhomocysteinase, with protein sequence MSAKLQKANGIEFAVADLSLAESGRHQIRLAEHEMPGLMATRKEYADSKPLKGARIAGSLHMTVQTAVLIETLVELGAEVRWVSCNIFSTQDEAAAAVVVGKNGTVDKPAGVPVFAWKGETLEDYWWCTNQLWEFDGGKVANMILDDGGDATLLVHKGVEFEAAGAVPQATDSDPDEFKVVLSTLRESLGKDKQRFTKLAKEIKGVTEETTTGVHKLVELVRSDELLFPAINVNDSVTKSKFDNKYGCRHSLVDGINRATDTLIGGKVAVIAGFGDVGKGSAESLRGQGARVIVTEIDPICALQAAMEGYEVKTLDEVVEIADIFITTTGNFDIITADHMAKMKHQAIVGNIGHFDNEIDMAGLEKTPGIKKVEIKPQVHEFTFTDGHSILVLSEGRLLNLGNATGHPSFVMSNSFTNQTLAQIELWTKPGEYGKDVYVLPKHLDEKVARLHLDALGVKLTTLTKAQAEYIGVDVNGPYKPEHYRY